One Periophthalmus magnuspinnatus isolate fPerMag1 chromosome 4, fPerMag1.2.pri, whole genome shotgun sequence genomic window, gggtgatggacgagtccacctctgggtccccagtctctgcttcttcCTCTGAAGACGTGACAgagggattgaggagatcctcaaagtattccttccaccgcccgacaacatccccagtcgaggtcagcagctctccacccgcactgtaaacagtgttggtgaagcactgcttccccctcctgaggcgtcggacggtttgtcagaatctctttgaggccgtccgatagtcctcctccatggcctccccaaactcctcccaaccccaagtttttgcctctgtgactgcccgagccacggcacgcttggcccgccggtactcatcagctgcctctggagtcccacgagccaacaaggctcgataggactcctccttcagcttgacggcatcccttacttccggtgtccaccaccgggttcggggttgtcaccgcgacaagcaccacagaccttacgaccacagctacgagcggccgcatcgacaatagaggaggagaacatgGTCCACTCAGAGTCTATGTCCACAATACGCTTGGCCCTGTCAGGTCTGTCCTTCCTCCACCACAaatggatccaactcaccaccaggtggtgctctacagctctgtccctctcttcacccgagtgtccaagacacgtggctggaggtcagatgacacgacaacaaagtcgctCATTGACGtctgacctagggtgtcctggtgcctcgtgcactgatggaccttGTGCTGGAACATGGATTTTGttctggacaaactgtgactcacacagaagaacaacaacagaacaacaacagaacaacaacagaacaacagcagaacatcactcgggttcagatcggggaggtcATTCTTCTCGATCACGTCCCTCCAGGTGTCTCTGTCGTTGTCCCTCGGGacaacaatggagtccccgatCGGAGtcatgtcattcatgcatgtttgagtaatctagcaatgtCAGACTCTCCtttagcagtacgagcctgtacgaggctccgcccacaagtctacatcacccatgtacgaggctccgcccacaagtctacatcacccatgtacgaggctccgcccacaaaacaaaaacatgacacaaactgcactacgacgtgacaaacctggtgtgatgtgcagtagtttcattcgtgcgatgcagctgattgtgatagtgctctgaagggggaggggcttagcacagagagtaaagggaggagagactcagagcgacaaaaacgaaactgaaacttaaataaatatgatcgttaagtttaatgccatactgtggaacattctgatgTCCATAATGCCGCTTtaacttgtgtttgtgtttttgtgaaacGCCTCTTCTTCGTGAGCTCTGAGGCGCTAACGCGTGTCCTGTGCTCACTGGCGCCCCCAGATGGCGAAGGCAGACCAGCGCTTCGGGCAGAGGGACGGCTCGGACCAGAACTTCGACTACATGTTCAAACTCCTCATCATCGGGAACAGCAGCGTGGGAAAGACCTCCTTCCTCTTCAGATACGCCGACGACTCCTTCAGCAACTCCTTCGTCTCCACCGTCGGCATCGACTTTAAGGTCAAAACCGTTTACCGCAACGACAAGAGGATCAAGCTGCAGATCTGGGTACGAGAGCGCCACCACGGGCTGTGTGCGGTACTGCGCGTGCGAGAATGAGCCCGGTGTTCTaacgtttcctcctcaaacactggacttgtgttttgtttcattcacatatttgagtcactttattattcgtctgtcacatctacaaagatcaaaacgctctgttccaccttgtgatgtcatcaagtggtagtttcaaagtgaactcctccttttacctttagttcagtcgagataagagacaactccaggactgaaatgatccagatgattctagtgaaggtggagtttaaaaacacagtggagcacttcctgtatcacatgatgacatcacaaggtggaacagagtgtttaaatctgcaggtttgtgagttaaacatgtgagaatgaaacaaaacacaactccaggtctgtgtgtgacgaggagaCGACATCAGAACagagttaaagccccactgtggaacatttcatcacatcagaactggactaaaccagaactaaaccaggactaaaccaggactaaaccaggactaaaccaggactgaaccaggactaaaccaggactaaaccagaactaaaccaggactaaaccaggactgaaccaggactaaaccagaactaaaccaggactgaaccaggactaaaccaggactaaaccagaactaaaccaggactgaaccaggactaaaccaggactaaaccaggactaaaccaggactagaccaggactagaccaggactagaccaggactagaccaggactgaaccaggactaaaccaggactgaaccaggactagaccaggactgaaccgggactaaaccaggactaaaccagaactaaaccagaactaaaccaggactgaaccaggactaaaccaggagtagaccaggactgaaccaggactaaaccaggactgaaccaggactaaaccagaactgaaccaggactgaaccaggactaaaccaggactgaaccaggactgaaccaggactaaaccaggactaaaccaggactgaaccaggactgaaccaggactaaaccagaactgaaccaggactgaaccaggactaaaccaggactgaaccaggactgaaccaggactgaaccaggactaaaccaggactaaaccagaactgaaccaggactaaaccaggactaaaccagaactagaccaggactgaaccaggactgaaccaggactaaaccagaactgaaccaggactaaaccaggactagaccaggactgaaccaggactaaaccaggactgaaccaggactaaaccaggactgaaccaggactgaaccaggactaaaccagaactgaaccaggactgaaccaggactaaaccaggactagaccaggactgaaccaggactaaaccaggactagaccaggactgaaccaggactaaaccagaactgaaccaggactaaaccaggactaaaccagaactagaccaggactgaaccaggactaaaccaggactagaccaggactaaaccaggactgaaccaggactgaaccaggactagaccaggactgaaccaggactaaaccaggactaaaccaggactagaccaggacttaaagccccactgtgccACATTTCTTCAGTTCTTAAACCCTGTGTTAATGTGACCCTGTCCTATcctgcgctgtgattggtcagatcTTCTTGTCGCCTCCTGCCGTGCGTTTCCAGGGAAACCTTTAATGAGCAgctgttgtcatggaaacagaggataaaaacagtttggacgacagactctgctcctctatgcccctctctgctcctctatgcccctatctgctcctctctgctcctcctctatgcccctgtctgctcctctatgcCCCTATCTGCTCCTCTatgcccctctctgctcctctatgcccctatctgctcctctctgctcctcctctatgcccctgtctgctcctctatgcccctctctgctcctctctgctcctcctctatgcccctgtctgctcctctatgcccctctctgctcctctatgcccctatctgctcctctctgctcctcctctatgcccctgtctgctcctctatgcccctctctgctcctctatgcccctgtctgctcctctctgctcctctatgcccctgtctgctcctctatgcccctgtctgctcctctatgcccctgtctgctcctctatgcccctgtctgctcctctctgcccctgtctggggtcctggtttagtcctggttcagtcctggtttagtcctagtcctggtcctggttcagtcctggtttagtcctggttcagtcctggtttagtcctggtttagacctggtttagtcctggtttagtcctggtttagacctggtttagtcctggtttagacctggtttagtcctggtcctggttcagtcctggttcagtcctggttcagtcctctctctgtctccccctgcaGGACACGGCGGGGCAGGAGAGGTACCGCACCATCACGACGGCGTATTACCGCGGGGCGATGGGTTTCATCCTCATGTATGACATCACCAACGAGGAGTCCTTCAACGCCGTGCAGGACTGGTAAGACCGGTtatagaccgggtttagtctgggtttagtctgagtttagtctgggtttagttctggtcctggtccttgtcctggtccagtcccggtcccgGCTCAGTCCTGCTCTGTCTCTTTCAGGGCGACTCAGATAAAGACGTACTCGTGGGACAACGCTCAGGTCATCATGGTCGGGAACAAGTGCGACATGGACGAGGAGCGAGTGGTCCCCCCAGAGAAGGGCAAGCACCTGGCGGACCAGCTGGGTACGTGTACAAGTACTATGAATActacgaatactactactactacgactactactactgcacctGGCGGACCAGCTGGGTACGTGTACAAGTACTATGAATActacgaatactactactactacgactactactactgcacctGGTGGACCAGCTGGGTACGTgtacaagtactacaaatactacgaatacaacaaatactacgaatactacgaatactactactgcgactGCTACTACTCCACCTGGCGGACCAGCTGGGTACGTGTACAAGTACTACgaatacaacaaatactacaaatactacgaATACTACAAATACGACGAATACAACaaatactatgaatactactactgcacctGTCTTTCTGCTGGGTCTGTACTAACTGGACTTGGACCCCCCTCAGTCTGACACAGTGTTGATCCTGTGGGgcccccaggggtcagtcctgggcccccaggggtcagtcctgggcccccaggggtcagtcctgggcccccaggggtcagtcctggagATGCTCTGATGTGGAGATGTTCTTTTAGTCTTTACCTTTCACAAACTTGTCTATCATTTTCTTTCTCATCTCCTGAGTTTCCTTtggttcctctggtccatgttcagacccacagactaaaccaggactgaaccaggactaaaccaggactgaaccaggactaaaccaggactgaaccaggactaaaccaggactgaaccaggactaaaccaggactgaaccaggactaaaccaggactaaaccaggactgaaccagagggtcagtgtttcagtttcgTGGACTCTttgtgttgtacaaataaacttaccttagTTCTGTCAATACtattacaaatactacaaaaaatactactactgccagtACTACTGCACCTGACCGACCTGTGTGtactagtttagtttagtctttatttaaggaGCATGGACCatcacacacttaacacacatcacacacttaacacacatcacacacttaacacacatcacacacttaacacacatcacacacttaacacacatcacacacttaacacacatcacacacttaacacacatcacacactttacacacatcacacacttaaaacacatcacacactttacacacatcacacacttaaaacacatcacacactttaaacacatcacacactttaaacacatcacacactttaaacacatcacacactttaaacacatcacacacttaacacacatcacacacttaacacacatcacacacttaacacacatcacacacttaacacacatcacacactttaaacacatcacacactttacacacatcacacactttaaacacatcacacactttacacacatcacacacttaacacacatcacacacttaaaacacatcacacacttaacacacatcacacacttaacacacatcacacacttaaaacacatcacacactttaaacacatcacacactttaaacacatcacacacttaacacacatcacacacttaacacacatcacacacttaaaacacatcacacactttaaacacatcacacactttaaacacatcacacacttaaaacacatcacacactttaaacacatcacacactttaaacacatcacacactttaaacacatcacacactttaaacacatcacacactttacacacatcacacactttacacacatcacacacttaacacacatcacacacttaaaacacatcacacacttaacacacatcacacacttaacacacatcacacacttaaaacacatcacacactttaaacacatcacacactttaaacacatcacacactttaaacacatcacacactttacacacatcacacacttaaaacacatcacacacttaacacacatcacacactttacacacatcacacacttaaaacacatcacacacttaacacacatcacacactttacacacatcacacacatcacacacttaaaacacatcacacactttacacacatcacacactttacacacatcacacacatcacacacttaaaacacatcacacactttttattttttacagtaatggaaccgagactactactactactactactactactactactactacccctccccctcctcctcctcctgccctctctctcaCGCCTCTCTcttgcgccccctgcaggtttCGAGTACTACGAGGCCAGTGCGAAGGAGAACATCAACGTGCGTCAGGTCTTCGAGCGTCTGGTGGACATCATCTGTGTGAAGATGTCCGAGCGCGTGGACGTGGAAGCTCCAGCAGCTCCAGGAACCAAGACCACACGGCTCACAGACAAGCCCACGCAGCTGCCCCAGAAGTGCTGCTgaagctcctcctccctctgctcctcctccacctcctcctcctgttccctgctcttcctcctcctcctcctcctactgcTCCTCAACAGACAAGAGCACACGGCTCACAGACAAGCCCACGCAGCCGCCCCAGACGTGCTGCTGAGGTTCCTCCtgttcctccacctcctcttcctgctcctcctccacctcctcctcctctccctcccctactcctcctcctcttcctcccctcctcctcctcctcctccacagagctCCTCCCTCGTTCTGGACAATGTGCCAAAACaacaatatcacat contains:
- the rab3b gene encoding ras-related protein Rab-3B; protein product: MAKADQRFGQRDGSDQNFDYMFKLLIIGNSSVGKTSFLFRYADDSFSNSFVSTVGIDFKVKTVYRNDKRIKLQIWDTAGQERYRTITTAYYRGAMGFILMYDITNEESFNAVQDWATQIKTYSWDNAQVIMVGNKCDMDEERVVPPEKGKHLADQLGFEYYEASAKENINVRQVFERLVDIICVKMSERVDVEAPAAPGTKTTRLTDKPTQLPQKCC